A window of the Cicer arietinum cultivar CDC Frontier isolate Library 1 chromosome 6, Cicar.CDCFrontier_v2.0, whole genome shotgun sequence genome harbors these coding sequences:
- the LOC101496941 gene encoding two-component response regulator ARR14-like isoform X1, with protein sequence MEFIKRLPKRFPIGLRVLVLDVDTTHHPILHAMGNQFLYQVTTCCKPSVALNLLSQTECSFDVIIVDTDMQELSAYDFLEHILLFHKIPVIFMSSDYSTNSIMEAITKGASDYWIKPLEEQEFKNMWKYVVKGVMINENKHEKKLNQNMNIFDMNNIFNRKRGREDEFNVPKQGIDSEDEKHNHNDDYPPATKKFRFSWNQQFHNQFVIVVNQLGLDNVKPKQILKIMDVPGLTREHVASHLQVSFVITVLYPCMLSHGW encoded by the exons ATGGAGTTTATAAAAAGACTTCCAAAACGATTCCCAATCGGTCTACGGGTTCTCGTCCTTGATGTTGACACAACTCACCATCCCATCCTTCACGCAATGGGTAATCAATTTCTATACCAAG TTACCACTTGTTGCAAGCCTTCTGTTGCATTGAATCTTCTTTCCCAAACAGAATGCTCTTTTGATGTCATAATTGTTGATACTGATATGCAAGAATTGAGTGCTTATGACTTTCTTGAACATATTCTCTTATTCCACAAAATTCCTGTCATTT TCATGTCTTCTGATTACTCTACAAATTCTATCATGGAGGCTATCACAAAAGGGGCTTCTGATTATTGGATTAAGCCTTTGGAAGAACAAGAATTCAAGAATATGTGGAAGTATGTGGTAAAAGGAGTTAtgattaatgaaaataaacatgaaaaaaaattgaatcagAATATGAACATCTTTGATATGAACAACATCTTCAATAGAAAACGGGGGAGAGAAGACGAGTTCAATGTTCCAAAACAAGGTATTGATTCTGAAGATGAAAAGCATAATCATAATGATGATTATCCACCGGCGACAAAGAAGTTCCGGTTTTCATGGAATCAACAGTTTCATAATCAATTTGTAATTGTTGTCAATCAATTAGGCCTTGATA ATGTAAAGCCGAAACAAATACTAAAAATTATGGATGTTCCGGGTTTAACCCGAGAACACGTTGCTAGCCATTTGCAGGTTAGTTTCGTTATTACTGTTTTGTATCCTTGCATGCTCTCACATGGTTGGTAA
- the LOC101496941 gene encoding two-component response regulator ARR14-like isoform X3, with product MEFIKRLPKRFPIGLRVLVLDVDTTHHPILHAMGNQFLYQVTTCCKPSVALNLLSQTECSFDVIIVDTDMQELSAYDFLEHILLFHKIPVIFMSSDYSTNSIMEAITKGASDYWIKPLEEQEFKNMWKYVVKGVMINENKHEKKLNQNMNIFDMNNIFNRKRGREDEFNVPKQDVKPKQILKIMDVPGLTREHVASHLQVSFVITVLYPCMLSHGW from the exons ATGGAGTTTATAAAAAGACTTCCAAAACGATTCCCAATCGGTCTACGGGTTCTCGTCCTTGATGTTGACACAACTCACCATCCCATCCTTCACGCAATGGGTAATCAATTTCTATACCAAG TTACCACTTGTTGCAAGCCTTCTGTTGCATTGAATCTTCTTTCCCAAACAGAATGCTCTTTTGATGTCATAATTGTTGATACTGATATGCAAGAATTGAGTGCTTATGACTTTCTTGAACATATTCTCTTATTCCACAAAATTCCTGTCATTT TCATGTCTTCTGATTACTCTACAAATTCTATCATGGAGGCTATCACAAAAGGGGCTTCTGATTATTGGATTAAGCCTTTGGAAGAACAAGAATTCAAGAATATGTGGAAGTATGTGGTAAAAGGAGTTAtgattaatgaaaataaacatgaaaaaaaattgaatcagAATATGAACATCTTTGATATGAACAACATCTTCAATAGAAAACGGGGGAGAGAAGACGAGTTCAATGTTCCAAAACAAG ATGTAAAGCCGAAACAAATACTAAAAATTATGGATGTTCCGGGTTTAACCCGAGAACACGTTGCTAGCCATTTGCAGGTTAGTTTCGTTATTACTGTTTTGTATCCTTGCATGCTCTCACATGGTTGGTAA
- the LOC140920928 gene encoding uncharacterized protein: MPCLMWSCLDIQVKTNWGSNNDSHIISMDKAIFGDEYEGLLEKEHIYELLNHKEFLYEKLVCTRRLSNRFSFLSSHKLSMFKLDLVNVKKYVVDILLGNREKDKLFLAPYNSGAHWVLFAINATSEVIYYLDPLHDNYNNHSDIKTMFDIVLVKLTTSTVGTIYCDS, encoded by the exons ATGCCTTGCTTGATGtggtcgtgtcttgacatacagGTAAAAACGAATTGGGGCAGCAACAATGATTCACACATCATAAGCAtggataaagctatattcggagatgagtatgaaggactacttgaaaaagagcacatatacgaacttctcaaccataagga gtttttgtatgagaagttggtgtgcacacgcagattgtcaaatagattttcattcttgtcttcgcataagctttcgatgtttaaactcgatctagtgaatgtaaagaaatacgttGTAGATATCCTATTAGGAAATAGAGAGAAAGATAAGTTGTtccttgcaccatataattcagg ggcacattgggtgctatttgcaatcaatgcgacatctgaagttatatactatttagatcccttgcacgacaattacaacaatcactccgatataaaAACTATGTTCGACat tgtcctcgtcaaactaacgacatcgactgtgggtactatatattgcgattcatga
- the LOC101496294 gene encoding LOW QUALITY PROTEIN: isochorismate synthase, chloroplastic-like (The sequence of the model RefSeq protein was modified relative to this genomic sequence to represent the inferred CDS: inserted 2 bases in 1 codon): MLLSSLNMRPMYQGCHLSMNGCREGENNRKTREPIGTIETKTLAPVASAAIAMYSLKMAISKLKEDSPFCTSSGIVRVEVPIEEQVEAIDWLHSQSHFQFARCYFSGREQNSFPGNLVSIAGVGSAVFFSQPHPFSYWDWISIRRFLSDKCPSIRAYGAIRFNAKSKVSSEWLAFGCFYFMIPQVEFNELEGGSMLITTIAWDNALSWSWENAITALQETLFKVSSSIVNFPKLATPTLILSSHNIPCKVDWNLAVNRALQMIERNNSSLTKVVLARSTRVVPTANIDPLTLLACVKVEGENAYQFFLQPPNAPAFIGNTPEQLFHRKQLNITSEALAATRARGASLELDREIELDLLTSQKDDIEFTIVRETIKRKLEVVCRKITIKPKKMVRKLSRIQHLYAQLAGRLRSEEDEFEILSSLHPSPAVCGYPTEEAHILIAETEAFDRGMYAGPVGWFGGGESEFAVGIRSALVEQEQGALIYAGTGIVKGSNPYLEWDELDLKTSQFTKLLKXDLPIRHKVECKLVSFINV, translated from the exons ATGCTGCTTTCATCTCTCAATATG AGACCAATGTATCAAGGATGCCACCTTTCAATGAATGGTTGTAGAGAAGgagaaaataatagaaaaacaaGAGAGCCAATTGGGACCATAGAAACCAAAACATTAGCACCAGTAGCATCAGCTGCAATTGCTATGTACAGCCTCAAAATGGCAATTTCAAAGCTGAAAGAAGACTCTCCATTTTGTACCTCATCTGGCATAGTGAGAGTCGAGGTTCCAATTGAGGAGCAGGTTGAAGCCATTGATTGGCTCCATTCACAAAGCCACTTTCAATTTGCCAGATGCTACTTCTCTGGTAGGGAACAAAATTCTTTCCCTGGAAACTTGGTCAGCATTGCTGGTGTTGGTTCTGCTGTTTTCTTTTCTCAGCCACACCCCTTTTCCTATTGGGATTGGATATCTATCAGGAG GTTTCTTTCTGATAAATGCCCTTCGATTCGCGCATATGGAGCTATCCGTTTCAATGCAAAATCTAAAGTATCATCAGAATGGTTGGCTTTTGGTTGTTTCTACTTCATGATTCCTCAG GTTGAGTTTAATGAGCTTGAAGGAGGATCAATGCTTATCACTACTATTGCCTGGGATAATGCTCTTTCTTGGTCGTGGGAAAATGCAATCACTGCACTTCAAGAAACACTTTTCAAA GTTTCTTCTTCCATTGTGAATTTTCCTAAGCTAGCTACTCCAACATTAATATTAAGCAGCCATAACATTCCATGTAAAGTAGATTGGAATCTCGCTGTTAATAGAGCTTTGCAGATGATAGAGAGAAATAATTCCTCACTGACCAAG GTCGTGCTAGCTCGGAGCACTAGAGTGGTACCTACTGCTAATATTGATCCTCTAACATTGTTAGCATGCGTAAAG GTTGAAGGTGAAAATGCTTATCAGTTTTTCCTTCAGCCGCCTAATGCACCGGCATTTATTGGAAACACA CCAGAGCAACTATTTCACAGAAAACAACTCAATATCACCAGTGAGGCTTTGGCTGCAACCCGTGCTAGAGGAGCGTCACTAGAACTAGACCGTGAAATTGAACTTGACCTACTTACCAG TCAAAAGGACGACATTGAGTTTACTATAGTAAGAGAGACCATTAAAAGAAAATTGGAG GTGGTCTGCAGAAAGATTACAATCAAGCCCAAGAAAATGGTCAGAAAACTATCTAGGATCCAACATTTATATGCTCAATTAGCTGGAAGGTTGAGAAGTGAAGAGGATGAG tttgaaatttTGTCATCACTTCACCCAAGTCCTGCAGTTTGTGGGTATCCAACAGAAGAGGCACATATTTTAATTGCAGAAACAG AAGCGTTCGACCGGGGGATGTATGCTGGACCTGTTGGTTGGTTTGGAGGAGGAGAGAGCGAGTTTGCTGTCGGCATCAGGTCAGCATTGGTGGAACAG GAACAAGGTGCTTTGATATATGCTGGAACAGGGATAGTGAAAGGAAGCAATCCATACTTAGAGTGGGATGAGCTAGACCTCAAGACGTCTCAG ttcaCCAAGTTGCTCAA GGACTTGCCAATTAGACATAAAGTAGAATGTAAACTAGTAAGCTTCATCAATGTATAA
- the LOC101496941 gene encoding two-component response regulator ARR14-like isoform X4, whose protein sequence is MEFIKRLPKRFPIGLRVLVLDVDTTHHPILHAMGNQFLYQVTTCCKPSVALNLLSQTECSFDVIIVDTDMQELSAYDFLEHILLFHKIPVIFMSSDYSTNSIMEAITKGASDYWIKPLEEQEFKNMWKYVVKGVMINENKHEKKLNQNMNIFDMNNIFNRKRGREDEFNVPKQDVKPKQILKIMDVPGLTREHVASHLQKLRNKLK, encoded by the exons ATGGAGTTTATAAAAAGACTTCCAAAACGATTCCCAATCGGTCTACGGGTTCTCGTCCTTGATGTTGACACAACTCACCATCCCATCCTTCACGCAATGGGTAATCAATTTCTATACCAAG TTACCACTTGTTGCAAGCCTTCTGTTGCATTGAATCTTCTTTCCCAAACAGAATGCTCTTTTGATGTCATAATTGTTGATACTGATATGCAAGAATTGAGTGCTTATGACTTTCTTGAACATATTCTCTTATTCCACAAAATTCCTGTCATTT TCATGTCTTCTGATTACTCTACAAATTCTATCATGGAGGCTATCACAAAAGGGGCTTCTGATTATTGGATTAAGCCTTTGGAAGAACAAGAATTCAAGAATATGTGGAAGTATGTGGTAAAAGGAGTTAtgattaatgaaaataaacatgaaaaaaaattgaatcagAATATGAACATCTTTGATATGAACAACATCTTCAATAGAAAACGGGGGAGAGAAGACGAGTTCAATGTTCCAAAACAAG ATGTAAAGCCGAAACAAATACTAAAAATTATGGATGTTCCGGGTTTAACCCGAGAACACGTTGCTAGCCATTTGCAG AAATTGAGAAATAAATTGAAGTAA
- the LOC101496941 gene encoding two-component response regulator ARR14-like isoform X2 produces the protein MEFIKRLPKRFPIGLRVLVLDVDTTHHPILHAMGNQFLYQVTTCCKPSVALNLLSQTECSFDVIIVDTDMQELSAYDFLEHILLFHKIPVIFMSSDYSTNSIMEAITKGASDYWIKPLEEQEFKNMWKYVVKGVMINENKHEKKLNQNMNIFDMNNIFNRKRGREDEFNVPKQGIDSEDEKHNHNDDYPPATKKFRFSWNQQFHNQFVIVVNQLGLDNVKPKQILKIMDVPGLTREHVASHLQKLRNKLK, from the exons ATGGAGTTTATAAAAAGACTTCCAAAACGATTCCCAATCGGTCTACGGGTTCTCGTCCTTGATGTTGACACAACTCACCATCCCATCCTTCACGCAATGGGTAATCAATTTCTATACCAAG TTACCACTTGTTGCAAGCCTTCTGTTGCATTGAATCTTCTTTCCCAAACAGAATGCTCTTTTGATGTCATAATTGTTGATACTGATATGCAAGAATTGAGTGCTTATGACTTTCTTGAACATATTCTCTTATTCCACAAAATTCCTGTCATTT TCATGTCTTCTGATTACTCTACAAATTCTATCATGGAGGCTATCACAAAAGGGGCTTCTGATTATTGGATTAAGCCTTTGGAAGAACAAGAATTCAAGAATATGTGGAAGTATGTGGTAAAAGGAGTTAtgattaatgaaaataaacatgaaaaaaaattgaatcagAATATGAACATCTTTGATATGAACAACATCTTCAATAGAAAACGGGGGAGAGAAGACGAGTTCAATGTTCCAAAACAAGGTATTGATTCTGAAGATGAAAAGCATAATCATAATGATGATTATCCACCGGCGACAAAGAAGTTCCGGTTTTCATGGAATCAACAGTTTCATAATCAATTTGTAATTGTTGTCAATCAATTAGGCCTTGATA ATGTAAAGCCGAAACAAATACTAAAAATTATGGATGTTCCGGGTTTAACCCGAGAACACGTTGCTAGCCATTTGCAG AAATTGAGAAATAAATTGAAGTAA